TGTTCCCGGCTTAAGACCGCAGGCAGTCTGCAAACAAATCCCGCCCCTGTGGCGGGATTTGTCGTTTCAGGCGTTCAAACCGGCAAACGACGCCGCCAGCAGCTCACGCGTATACGGATGCTGCGCCGACCGGAACAACCCGGCCGTTTCGCCACGCTCAACCACCTCGCCATCCTTCATCACGATCAGATCGTGGGCCAGCGCCCGCACCACCGCCAGGTCATGACTGATGAACAGATAGGTCAGACCGTGTTCCTCCTGCAATCGACGCAACAGCGCGACGATCTGTTTCTGCACCGTACGATCCAGCGCCGAGGTCGGCTCATCCAGCAAAATCAGATCCGGCTTCAGGACCAGCGCCCGAGCGATGGCGATGCGTTGCCGTTGTCCGCCGGAAAACTCGTGGGGATAGCGATGACGCGTCGCCGGATCGAGCCCGACTTCTTTCAGCACATCAATGACAGCCTGTTCACGCTCGGCTGCGTTCAAATCACTGTGCACCAGCAAACCTTCGGCAATGATCTGCTCCACGCACAAGCGCGGGCTGAGGCTGCCGAACGGATCCTGAAACACCACTTGCAGACGTTTGCGCAACGGACGCAATTGTTTGCCGCTCAGTTGCTCAAGCGCCTCGCCCTTGAAGCGGATGCTGCCATCGGCGTCGATCAGGCGCAGGATCGCCTGACCCAGCGTGGATTTACCCGATCCCGACTCACCGACAATGCCCAGCGTCTTGCCCCGTTGCAGGTTCAGATCGATGCCATTGACCGCGTGCAGATACGACTTGGCCCGCAGCCACCCGCCGCCCAGCGGAAAACGTACACGCAGATCACGAACCTCGAGCAAATCCTCCGCCGCATCACGGCACAGCGCCGCGCCGCCAGGTTCGGCGTTGAGCAATTCGATGCTGTAGGGATGCTGTGGCGCACGGAACAATTGCTCGCAGCTCGCCTGCTCAACGATTTCACCTGCGCGCATCACCGCCACCCGCTGGGCAATGGTGCGCACCAGATTCAGGTCATGGCTGATGATCAACAGCGCCATACCCAACCGCTGTTGCAGTTCCTTGAGCAGCAACAGAATCTTGCGCTGCACCGTAACGTCGAGTGCTGTGGTCGGCTCATCGGCGATCAGCAATTGCGGTTCGCACGCCAGCGCCATGGCAATCATCACCCGTTGTCGCTGCCCGCCGGAGAGCTGATGCGGATACGCCTTCAGCCGCTCGCGCGGACGCTGAATGCCCACCAGTTCCAACAGCTCCAGAATTCGTTTACGCGCCGCCGCGCCCGCCAGCCCCTTGTGCAGCGCCAGGCTTTCGCCGAGTTGCCGCTCGATGCTGTGCAACGGGTTGAGCGAACTCATCGGCTCCTGAAAAATCATCGCGATGCGGTTGCCGCGCAGTTGCCGCAGATAGCGCTCGTGTACACCCAGCAACTGTTCGCCGCCGTAGCGGATGCTGCCGTCGATCCGGGTGATGTTCGGGTCCAGCAGTTGCAGGATGCTGTGGGCCGTTACCGACTTTCCGGAACCCGACTCACCCACCAGCGCCAGGCATTCCCCCGGGCAAATATCGAGGTCGATGCCGTGCACCACTTCCTGCCCTTTGAACGCCACCCGCAGGTCGCGTATTTCGATCAGATGTTCACGCATATCAAGTCCTGGGATCGAAGGCATCTCGGCAGGCTTCGCCGATGAATACGAGTAAAGAAAGAATCAGCGCCAGGGCAAAAAATGCCGTCAGCCCCAACCACGGTGCTTGCAGATTATTCTTGCCCTGACCGATCAGCTCACCCAGCGAAGCACTGCCGGCAGGCATGCCGAAGCCGAGAAAGTCCAGCGCCGACAACGTCGCAATCGCCCCGGTCAGAATGAACGGCAGGTACGTCAGCGTCGCGCTCATGGCATTGGGCAGAATGTGCCGCACGATCACCTGTGCATCGCCGACACCCAGCGCCCGCGCCGCTTTCACGTACTCGAGCCCCCGGCTGCGCAGGAACTCGGCGCGCACCACGTCCACCAGACTCAGCCAGGAAAACAGCGCCATGATTCCCAGCAACCACCAGAAATTCGGTTCGACGAAGCCCGACAGAATGATCAGCAGGTAAAGCACCGGCAGCCCCGACCAGACCTCCAGCAAACGCTGCCCGAGCAAGTCGACCCAGCCGCCGTAATAGCCCTGCAAGGCACCGGCGGCGATGCCGATCCACGCGCTCACCGCCGTCAACGCCAGGGCGAATAACAGCGAGACTCGCGTGCCGAATATCACTCGCGCCAGCACATCCCGCGCCTGATCGTCGGTGCCCAGCCAGTTTTCAGCGGTGGGCGGGCTCGGGGCCGGTTCGGTGAGATCGTAGTTGGCCGTGTCGAAACCGAACGGGATCGGCGCAAACCACATCCGCCCGCCCTGCCCCTCGATCAGTTCACGCACCTGGGCACTGCGGTAGTCGGGCTGAAACGGCAGCTCGCCACCGAAATCCTGCTCGGTGTAGCGCTTGAACGCCGGGAAATGCCACTCGCCCTGATACGTCACCAGCAACGGTTTGTCGTTGGCGACCAGTTCGCCGCCCAGGCTCAGGCCGAACAGCGCGAGAAACAGCCACAACGACCACCAGCCGCGCCGATTAGCCTTGAACCGCGCCCAACGGCGCTGTCCGATTGGAGAAAGCGTCGGCATCAGGCAGTCCTCGCGGTGAAGTCGATACGCGGATCGACCAGCGTGTAGCACAGGTCGCCCAGCAGTTTTATCAGGAGCCCGAACAGGGTGAAGATGAACAGCGAACCGAACACCACCGGGTAATCCCGCGACACCGCCGCTTCGTAGCTCAGTCGGCCGAGACCGTCGAGGGAGAAGATCACCTCGATCAAGAGCGAACCGCCGAAAAACACCGTGACCAACGCCTGAGGCAATCCGGCCACCACCAGCAGCATCGCGTTGCGAAACACATGCCCGTACAACACCTGTCTTTCACTCAGTCCTTTGGCCCGGGCCGTGACCACGTACAGCCGTGAGATCTCATTGAGAAAGCTGTTCTTGGTCAGGATCGTCAGCGTCGCAAAACCGCCGATCACCAGCGCACTGACCGGCAACACCA
The window above is part of the Pseudomonas fluorescens genome. Proteins encoded here:
- a CDS encoding ABC transporter ATP-binding protein, translated to MREHLIEIRDLRVAFKGQEVVHGIDLDICPGECLALVGESGSGKSVTAHSILQLLDPNITRIDGSIRYGGEQLLGVHERYLRQLRGNRIAMIFQEPMSSLNPLHSIERQLGESLALHKGLAGAAARKRILELLELVGIQRPRERLKAYPHQLSGGQRQRVMIAMALACEPQLLIADEPTTALDVTVQRKILLLLKELQQRLGMALLIISHDLNLVRTIAQRVAVMRAGEIVEQASCEQLFRAPQHPYSIELLNAEPGGAALCRDAAEDLLEVRDLRVRFPLGGGWLRAKSYLHAVNGIDLNLQRGKTLGIVGESGSGKSTLGQAILRLIDADGSIRFKGEALEQLSGKQLRPLRKRLQVVFQDPFGSLSPRLCVEQIIAEGLLVHSDLNAAEREQAVIDVLKEVGLDPATRHRYPHEFSGGQRQRIAIARALVLKPDLILLDEPTSALDRTVQKQIVALLRRLQEEHGLTYLFISHDLAVVRALAHDLIVMKDGEVVERGETAGLFRSAQHPYTRELLAASFAGLNA
- a CDS encoding ABC transporter permease → MPTLSPIGQRRWARFKANRRGWWSLWLFLALFGLSLGGELVANDKPLLVTYQGEWHFPAFKRYTEQDFGGELPFQPDYRSAQVRELIEGQGGRMWFAPIPFGFDTANYDLTEPAPSPPTAENWLGTDDQARDVLARVIFGTRVSLLFALALTAVSAWIGIAAGALQGYYGGWVDLLGQRLLEVWSGLPVLYLLIILSGFVEPNFWWLLGIMALFSWLSLVDVVRAEFLRSRGLEYVKAARALGVGDAQVIVRHILPNAMSATLTYLPFILTGAIATLSALDFLGFGMPAGSASLGELIGQGKNNLQAPWLGLTAFFALALILSLLVFIGEACRDAFDPRT